A single region of the Austwickia chelonae genome encodes:
- the pgm gene encoding phosphoglucomutase (alpha-D-glucose-1,6-bisphosphate-dependent): protein MTVTRAGSPAQPHDLVDVAHLVTAYYTQRPDPEQVDQRVAFGTSGHRGSSLRTSFNEDHILATTQAIVDYRQAQGFDGPLFIGRDTHGLSEPAWASALEVLAGNEITVLVDDRDRFTPTPAISHAILRANRGKIRGVSDLPAHVGLADGIVVTPSHNPPGDGGFKYNPPHGGPADSDATAWIAERANTYIKSGLKDVRRVPFSRARAEATPYDFLSSYVDDLPHVVDIDAIRNAGLHIGADPLGGASVDYWAAIADRHRIDLTVINPLVDPTWHFMTLDWDEKIRMDCSSPSAMAGLIANRSEYRISTGNDADADRHGIVTPDGGLMNPNHFLAVAIDYLFGGARPDWSADGFIGKTLVSSSMIDRVAADLGRKLVEVPVGFKWFVPGLLDGSGPFGGEESAGASFLRFDGSVWSTDKDGILLALLASEILAVTGRSPSEHYADLVARHGEPAYARVDAPADREEKSRLAALTPEDVTADVLAGETITAKLTTAPGNGAAIGGLKVVTENAWFAARPSGTEDVYKIYAESFRGAEHLTQVQEQARLVVSAALND, encoded by the coding sequence ATGACCGTTACGCGCGCTGGAAGTCCCGCACAGCCCCATGATCTCGTGGACGTCGCGCACCTCGTCACGGCGTACTACACCCAACGGCCCGACCCTGAACAGGTCGACCAACGGGTCGCTTTCGGAACCTCCGGTCACCGCGGATCCAGCCTGCGCACGTCCTTCAACGAGGACCACATCCTGGCCACGACCCAGGCCATCGTCGACTACCGCCAGGCGCAGGGATTCGACGGCCCCCTCTTCATCGGACGAGACACCCACGGCCTGTCCGAGCCCGCCTGGGCCAGCGCCTTGGAGGTCCTGGCCGGTAACGAGATCACCGTCCTGGTCGACGACCGCGACCGGTTCACCCCGACTCCCGCGATCAGTCACGCGATCCTGCGAGCCAACCGCGGCAAGATCCGAGGAGTGTCCGATCTGCCCGCCCATGTCGGTCTGGCCGACGGCATCGTCGTCACCCCCAGCCACAACCCCCCGGGGGACGGTGGATTCAAGTACAACCCCCCACACGGCGGCCCCGCCGACAGCGATGCCACGGCATGGATCGCTGAACGCGCCAATACGTACATCAAAAGCGGCCTCAAGGACGTCCGGCGAGTTCCCTTCTCCCGCGCTCGGGCCGAGGCAACACCCTATGACTTTCTGAGCAGCTACGTCGATGACCTCCCCCATGTCGTCGATATCGACGCGATCCGGAATGCCGGGCTGCATATCGGCGCTGATCCGCTCGGCGGCGCCAGCGTCGACTACTGGGCAGCGATCGCCGATCGACATCGCATCGACCTGACCGTGATCAATCCCCTGGTCGATCCGACCTGGCACTTCATGACGCTGGACTGGGACGAAAAGATCCGCATGGACTGTTCTTCTCCCTCCGCCATGGCCGGGCTCATCGCGAATCGCAGCGAGTACCGGATCAGCACCGGGAACGACGCTGATGCCGACCGGCACGGGATCGTCACCCCGGACGGCGGGCTGATGAACCCCAACCATTTCCTCGCCGTGGCGATCGACTACCTCTTCGGCGGGGCCAGGCCTGACTGGTCCGCGGACGGTTTCATCGGCAAGACCTTGGTCAGTTCCTCCATGATCGACCGGGTCGCTGCTGATCTGGGCCGCAAACTCGTCGAGGTGCCTGTCGGCTTCAAATGGTTCGTCCCCGGCCTGCTCGACGGGTCCGGCCCCTTCGGCGGCGAGGAGTCAGCCGGTGCAAGCTTCCTCCGCTTCGACGGCAGCGTCTGGAGTACCGATAAGGACGGTATTCTTCTGGCATTGTTGGCCAGCGAAATCCTTGCCGTAACAGGGCGTTCCCCCAGTGAGCATTATGCAGACCTCGTCGCCAGACATGGCGAGCCCGCCTATGCTCGAGTAGACGCACCCGCTGACCGCGAAGAGAAGTCCAGGCTCGCCGCACTGACCCCTGAGGATGTCACTGCCGATGTCCTCGCCGGTGAGACGATCACTGCGAAACTGACAACGGCGCCCGGAAACGGAGCAGCCATCGG